From Ndongobacter massiliensis:
TGGCGACAGGAGCGGGCGGATGGTGATGCCTTTTTTGATGCAGTAATTTCCTACGCAGGGGTAGCAGAGCTCGGAGAATGGGCGGATCGGCAGGAGTTTTTCGCTTTTTTGCAAAGTCAGCCGCAAAACTTGTTGGTACTTATGCGTGCAGTGCAGGCACAGGGAAGCCGGTGGAAAAATCGACCGGGTTGTCGTGCGCGACGGCGTTTGCTGCTGCCGGGGCTGTTTCTTTCTGGTGGCTTCCTGCTTTTTCAGACGTTTTATACGGTGCGGTCGTTTTCGGTGCCCGCTGCGGCGGGGGAAGCATTTTCTTTCCTTTGTTTTTTGATACTGGGCATTGCGTGGTATGCGGGGGAGTATTGCTATCGCAGGATTCGAAAACAAGCAGGCGAAGCCCAGCGTAGGTTGCTTCAACGAAATAGCGAATGGCCGCCCACTACACAGCTGCTGTGGGGCAGCACACTGGGCATTGCGCGGAAAGAACGCGAAAAGTGGATGAAGGAAGCACCATTTCAAACAGCGGAATGTTTTCAACTATTTACATATCTCGAGACGCAGGAGCTGGAACATGAGGTTACACGTTTTGTGAAAATCCAGACGAAAATGGGACGTATTTCGTAAAAGCGGGACAAACGTAAAAAAAGCGGGACACTCGTTTCTGGAAAACCAGATGGAAATCGTTATACTTATTTTTACGAAGAGAATATCGACGGACTAATGAGTAGACGGGAGGGCTTCATGAGTAACGAGGAAAAGGTTCGAGCGCTTTTGAATGAGTACATGGTGAATGCCTCGCGACTGCGGCGCATGGAAGCCAATGCGACATTCAGTGAATGGGAGGAGGACTATCGCGCGCGGCGTGCAACCGGTGGCGTACGCGCTTCCCTGTTGGAAAGAACCATTCGTGGAAACCACAAGGGATCAATTCAAGAACACCTGCTTATGGAACAAGAAGAAGTCTGCGAAAAAATTCGGAATCTGCGTGCCAAGGCGGATTTGACGAAATTCTTGCTGTTTCAACTGAATGAGGATGAGCGACGATTGATCGAAATGAAATTTTTTGAAAAAATTTCGGTGCGGACAATCTGTGAAATCCTCTATGTATCGCGCAGCAGCCTGTATCGCCGCATCGATGCCGTCATTAAGAAACTTGCCATGATTTACAGCGACTTTTTTCACGATTGTGGGCCGGACCTTGAGAAGACGCTGCATTTTCAATAGAATACCTACGGGAGGTGCGTATGCATTTACTCATTGTGCATCCGAAGGAAGCACTCATTTCCGACCTGATCTACAGCTTTTCGGAGGATTCCAATATTGTCAGCCACTGCACGGAGATACGAAGCGCTTTGGAAATTCTTCGCGGCGGCGACGTGGACTTTGCGTTGATCGGAACCCAATTTGCCGACGGGTCCGGGCTGGACCTCAAGCGGGCGATGACGGAATCCGTGGATGTGCCAACGATTGTCTTGTCCGGCGAGAGTGTTGGGCAGCAGGCAGTGCTGTACTTAGAATACGGCTGCGATGACTATATGACATTTCCCATTGATATTTTAGAATTGAAGGCGCGCATTCGTGCCGTCTTGCGTCGCTACGGTGCCCGGATTTTGCCGCGGTCCGAAGAGTATGTGCTGAAACGCGAGGACTTCCTTTTTCATTTGCTGCAGGGCAGCGTATATTATCAGGATCGTCCGATTCCTCTTACTGCAAAAGAATATCATTTGTTGTTGTACTTAGCGCGTCGGGAAAAGGAAAGTATCACGCGGGAAGAACTTCTGGAAGCGATTTGGAAAACGCAATCGGTAGAAATGCGAACAGTGGACGTGCATATTCGACGGATTCGACAGAAGTTGGAAGCGATCGGCGCCGGACCCACAATTTTGACTTGCCGAGGCGAGGGGTACCGTTTCACCCCATTTCCGAACCATTGACATTTTTGAACGGGGTTTGTAGAATCTCCATGTAACCATTTTGTAATGATTATATGGAGGGAATGACGGTTCGAAAGCGGAGAAGAGATGCTTTCGGACGACATACGGAGAAAATTATGGGGAATGTACCGGGACAAAAACGTCGACGCGGGATTGTGGGGCTTCTTGTCATCCTGACAGCTGTGATGACGTTCTTGTTTGTTACGCGAGAAATTCAACTGCGCGATTTGGATGCGGTGGCAGAGCGTATCGGTGT
This genomic window contains:
- a CDS encoding response regulator transcription factor translates to MHLLIVHPKEALISDLIYSFSEDSNIVSHCTEIRSALEILRGGDVDFALIGTQFADGSGLDLKRAMTESVDVPTIVLSGESVGQQAVLYLEYGCDDYMTFPIDILELKARIRAVLRRYGARILPRSEEYVLKREDFLFHLLQGSVYYQDRPIPLTAKEYHLLLYLARREKESITREELLEAIWKTQSVEMRTVDVHIRRIRQKLEAIGAGPTILTCRGEGYRFTPFPNH